From Candoia aspera isolate rCanAsp1 chromosome 4, rCanAsp1.hap2, whole genome shotgun sequence, a single genomic window includes:
- the LOC134496663 gene encoding olfactory receptor 5A2-like: MYFFLGNLSFVEICYISTTLPKMLWDLFSGDKAISYIGCALQLYFFVALGSTECVLLSAMAYDRYVAICHPLHYTILLNQKVCQCLLAASWTIGHFNSTINTAMVFSLHFCHSNEINHFFCDIPPLLRLSCSDIFISQMVTFTISGSIMIVSFGLILLSYILIVSSVLKIRTAHGRIKAFSTCGSHLTVVSIFYGTIIYTYMRPSSAHTIGGDRLISVLYAIITPLLNSLIYCFQNKEVQGGLWNALGKSRL; the protein is encoded by the coding sequence atgTACTTCTTCCTTGGCAATCTCTCTTTTGTGGAGATCTGCTACATTTCCACTACTCTCCCCAAAATGCTATGGGACCTCTTTTCAGGGGACAAGGCTATCTCCTACATAGGATGTGCACTgcaattgtatttctttgttgctttAGGGAGCACAGAATGTGTGCTTCTGTCAGCCATGGCATATGATCGTTATGTAGCTATCTGCCACCCCTTGCACTACACTATACTCCTCAACCAAAAAGTATGTCAATGTTTGTTAGCAGCCTCCTGGACTATTGGCCACTTCAATTCCACTATTAACACAGCCATGGTCTTTTCCCtacatttctgccactccaatgaaaTCAATCACTTTTTTTGTGACATTCCTCCCTTACTACGCTTATCTTGCTCTGACATCTTCATCAGCCAGATGGTGACCTTCACCATCTCTGGGAGTATCATGATTGTGTCATTTGGCCTGATCCTTCTTTCTTATATTCTCATTGTCTCCTCTGTCCTCAAAATCCGCACTGCTCATGGGAGGATCAAGGCATTTTCCACCTGTGGATCACATCTCACTGTGGTGAGCATCTTTTATGGCACCATCATCTACACCTATATGCGGCCTTCATCTGCGCACACTATAGGAGGAGACCGCCTCATTTCTGTGCTATATGCCATCATTACACCACTGCTCAACTCCTTGATCTATTGCTTCCAAAACAAGGAAGTACAGGGGGGCCTTTGGAATGCTCTTGGAAAAAGCAGGTTATAG